The DNA segment ATGTAAACACAGCCTATTACCAGTTCCCTAACAAAATTTACACTACTTCTATCAATCATAAGTGTTACTAATATGCCTCCACTTAAAACTAGCATTTTTCTTGATGGCCATGAGTAAACCCCCAGATTTAAACCTGCTTAATTTGCTTCTGTTCTTAAAGACAATGTCAAAGCCAatattttccatattattttttacattaatcaTATCAGGATCATCACACTTAGTTTCACATAAACAAATCACATCATAATCTTTAATAAAGTTAACAAAATCCATAGATAAAAACATTGACTTGATACCACAGACATTAAGAGACAACACATTTATATAATccagggaaggaagaaactgaATAGAGTTAATATTATTTACACTAACATTTTTATCATGCCCAAGTATGTGCTGTGCCCCAGCAGGGCCATCCTAGGCCCTTGTTAAGTGATCTAGATTTAACCTTTTCCAATCAGGAGCAGAAATACTAACCTTTTCTAAGTCATCAGGACAGTTTATAACAACAGGTGTACCCCCACTGTGCAACCGTGCAAGAATGCTCCCCTCCCTTGTGGGcacatttttcactgtttcttgcTCCTTAACCATATTCAACATTTTAGCCCTTAAGGAGGTCATGTCATCATTTATATGCACTTTTCTTTGCCtacctttcagtttttttcttattttgcataatttaatttcttttcttacggTGGCAAAACCTCACAATTACTGGCCTACCTCCTTCCCTGAGCCTCCCCAAACGGTGAACAACAGAAATGTCATCCTGCTCAATTTTCACTCCAATAGTATCAGCAAGTTCTATGACTTTAGCTTCCAGCACCTCCTcactttcgtcttcttcttcctctcatccagaAATACGTAAGCTCTCCCTTCGGGAGTACTGCTCCCTCTTGTCAtgcatgggtgtgtgtgtgtgtgtgtgtgtgtgtgtgtgtgtgtgtgtgtgtgtgtgtgtgtgttggttgccttgtctttcattgttgagattggtgaggctgtgtgtgtgtgtgtgtgtgtgtgtgtgtgtgtgtgtgtgtgtgtgtgttggttgccttgtctttcattgttgagattggtgaggctgtgtgtgtgtgtgtgtgtgtgtgtgtgtgtgtgtgtgtgtgtgtgtgttgccctgtctttcattgttaagattggtgaggctctgtgtgtgtgtgtgtgtgtgtgtgtgtgtgtgtgtgtgtgtgtgtgtgtgtgtgtgtgttgccctgtctttcattgttgagattgatgaggctctgtgtgtgtgtgtgtgtgtgtgtgtgtgtgtgtgtgtgtgtgtgtgtgtgtgtgtgtgtgtgtgtgtgtgtgtgtgtgtgtgttgccctgtctttcattgttgagattgatgAGGctctgtgtatttacctagttgtatttaccaagTTGTGACACACCCACCatacatagaaataaataaaaccttaaattatctgtctgtcaatcagtcaatcagtcagtctgtctgtctgtctgtctgtctgtctgtctgtctgtctgtctgtctgtctgtctgtctgtctgtctgtttgtctgtctgtctgtctgtctgtctgtctgtctgtctgtctgtctgtctgtctgtcattcagtcagtcagtcagtcagtcagtcagtctgtctgtctgtctgtctgtcagttagtcaatctctgtctgtctgtctgtctgtctgtcagtcagtcaatcagtcagtcagtcaatcagtgaatcagtcagtcagtcagtctgtctgtctgtcagtcaatctgtcagttagtctgtctgtcagtcagtcagtctgtctgtctgtcagtctgtttgtctgtctctctgtctgtctctctgtctgtctgtctgtctgtctgtctgtttgtctgtctgtcagtaagtcagtcagtcagtcagtcagtcagtcagtcagtcagtcagtcagtcagtcggtcagtcagtcagtcagtctttcagtcagtcaatcagtcagtcagtcagtcaatctgtctgtatatgtctgtatctgtctgtctgtctgtctgtctgtctgtctgtctgtctgtgtctgtcagtcagtcagtcagtcagtcagtcagtcagtcagtcagtcagtctgtctgtctgtctgtctgtctgtctcagtcagtcagtcagtcagtcagtcagtgccaTAAGTCAAGCTATCAACCTATCATTGGATCAATTAAGAAACCAaccaattaatcagtcagtcactcactcaaccAATTAACCAATCAATCAGTTAACCAGCTCTCCCATCCCAGGTAGAAGGCCGGCCGTCAGAGAGCCTGCGCACCAAGACAGCTGGATTGTGGGTGAGGACAGAGGTAGTGTAGTGAGCCTTTACTTGGTGTCATataattctctctttttcccttttgcaaTCCAAACTAATGAACTCCACTCCATCCACAGTATCCGAAAGGGTGGAGGGGGGCTGGCCAGTGTGATAGGGGGCCTCACACCCTCCACCCATTACCTGGTGCAGGTGACTGCTTACAACTCTGCTAGGAGCTACTCCAGGGCTACTCTACCACCATCCCCCTTCCTGGaggtgagaaggagaggaagagaaagaggggggaggaggtagtgtgtgtgtgtgtgtgtgtgtgtgtgtgtgtgtgtgtgtgtgtgtgtttgtgtgtttgtgtgtgttgggttttCAGTAgcatgagaagagaagaatgaaggaaataggaagaatgaaaagaaaaggaaagaatacatggaaaaaaatgggaggaaggaaaaatatgagagagagagagagagagagagagagagagagagagagagagagagagagagagagagagagagagagagagaaaattttatattacacttcattttcagctaattcttctcttctccttcctttccctttctctccctccccttctccctcttatattcatccttttttgcttttctctcttttcttatctcctctcacttcttactccttcatatttctcatcctttattcttcattaatCTTTCCTACCTACACATTATTAaatatctcttccctttcccatttcttcctcatttcttccattcctttattcattatcatctgtCTTGTAATCCTCCTATTCTTCATCTGTATCCTTCAATCCTTCATCTATCTTATATCCTGTTTTTTGTctactctttcatctttcatccaacccttcatctcctctcctttatcattttctcttgcatttctaccccatctcttcccttctataTATCAGTTTATCTTCTATCTATAATCTTTaactcatttccctcccccaGGCCCCTCCTCCCCTGGGTTAGTGATGCCCGGGGTGGCCACGACAGATGTGAGGGTCCTGCTCCCCATGGTTGCCTCCTGCCTCGCCCTGCTGGCCGCTCTTGTCACTGTTTGTGTTTGCGTCAGGAagagtaagtggtggtggtgatggtggtggtggtggtgttttttttttacggcgtTTAATGTTATTACTCTGTTTATTGGTACTTCTTcatgtttttactttctttttttttctttttgtttgcttccctcatttcttccctctccttccttccttttgtttattttttgtatccttccttctttccttcctctcattccctgtcttcctcttttctttcccatttcttgctttgtttctattttatttttattttctcatgtctattttctctttttcatcttttttttcctgttcttttcctacacaatcgttctttctcattttcccttcttcttgtACTGGCTGtgcttttcatctcttctgtcatacatcattcttttcttctccttcaccactttttatttatcatcctccctccctctttacctttcctcctcctgtgcatccctcatctttcccttccctgtcatCTGTATCTTGACTTCTCCCTTCTCtacattcttcattttctctttggtTTTCTGTGGccaccccctcttcctcttttacattgcttttctcctccatccttgtCGTTCATGACCtcacttcctctttatctcttttttctttatcacttccCCTCTTCACCTTACATCTCTATCCCTCATCtacctcttctctatctctcttgacctccttcctcaccctacAGAGCCCCCCCTGCCCCTCCAGCAGGTGTCCAGGGATGGGAACAAAGTAGGTGTGCAGGAGAACAAGGATAACCACAAACACAGGGAGCAGTTTTATGCCACAGTGTGCAAGATGTCACCCCACAGGGACCCCACTGCTGTTGACCGAATCCCTGGTGAGTGGCAGGCAGGGTGGCAGAGTTATGTGGGATTTTAAAGGGTAACTAAACACCAGTGCATCTTTACGTTCTTGTATAAGTGcatggagaggaaaacaaagtgtGCAGTGTAGGTTTAGCAAAAGTGACAGTCTCAGTTGTGTTTTTAAGGGATAACCAAGCAGTGTCACATCTTCAGGTCCTTCCTTCAGTGTTAGGGACAAGTTTGATCCATCAGGGAAGAGATGGCATggcatatttatttcattttattttttgtctgtagAATAATTACACTAGGCTACGCAATGACAGACATGATTCGTAGCGTTTGTAAAAGGCAGACGTGTGTTATGGTGGCTGAAGAACctgtggaaaaaaattaactgTTTCCAGGGAggcaaaaatactgaaaatgaagtaaaaaatgttgtttataagattttatgtgttttataaatatttcctgtgtgtgtgtgtgtgtgtgtgtgtgtgtgtgtgtgtgtgtttgggaaagAGGTACACTGGATAAAATGGCAATTCACTCCTTGAAATATTATGTTACATGTGACCCCATTGAACTGCCTTAGCATAAACAACCATTTGACTTGTTTCCAATGGTGAGAAATAAGATGCGAGAGAAACTTTCAGTCTTCTCAGCCTTCTGATGACCCATGACTGGTGGAGGGTTGGTGAGGGGCacaaacacacgagaaaatCACTGCAGCGTATCAGGGACCAGGCAGAGACATTAGATATTACAAGTGGTGTGGCAGACAGTGTTTATGTCGTCAGCtggtggtggatgggtgagCAGCGGCCAGCCAGTTGGACTTGTGAGTTTGAGTTTGTTATTCCAATTCAgtctttattaaaatttcagtttgTTATGGCAGTTGTATATGTTGCTGTGtaccttactgtgtgtgtgggattgccacTCTGGTatctaaatacatgcaaagactgttattattattattattattattattattattattattattattattattattattattattattattatcatatttttattatcatcatcattttattatcCTCGTTGCAGAGTATGTAGACATCTACCCGTATGCAACCTTCCAAAtgaacaacacacaacaacatcaacaacaaccacaacaacaacaagcatcaCAGCAACAACCAGTCACAGCCACcacaactgccaccaccaccaccaccaccaacagcagcaacaaccacagccaaaacagcaacaacaacaacaacaaaaattaggCCAGACACAGTGACCTtgcttacaacaacaacaacaacaacaaccccaccACAACCCTTCCCACAGCCACTACCAGCCATGTgcttatgatcattattatagCAAAGTATTAATATAACTTGCAaatatacagaaagagagagagagagagagagagagagagagagagagagagagagagagagagagagagagagagagcttaaacatcatcccccccttctctctctctctctctctctggtttcacttattttattatttttcatgttttttttatttatttttttttctttaagtatttttttcgtttttcttttttacttttaattttcgGTGAggatacagtctctctctctctctctctctctctctctctctctctctctctctctctctctctctctctctctctctctctcatgatgtaTGACACGTTTCATTAGCAGCACTTTCCCGTCACCAGTGAGCCTCTgtaaatgttttcctttcttttcaccagGAAGTAAGGAGTGCTCGTGACTGGCTAGTACAGCGTGCGTGTTGCCTCAAGTGTAGCAGCTGAGTGACAGATGCCAGGGGCAAAGTAAATAGGTTTATAGAAAAGAAGGCatatagaaaaataagtatatataaaggaaaattaataaataggtaaatgaagAGAGATGTGAGAATTGTAGCTAGGGACTGCAGATGAAGGCGGTATAGTGaccttgtgtatgtgtgaaggGCAAGTCATTGCATGTCCTGAACAATGCCTAGCAATATTGCAAATTAACTGAATGATTAATTATTCATAATTTCCCCAAAATTGCTAGCAAGCAAcatttattagttattatgaAAAATACCTATTATATAATAACTTGCGTGCATTAATATCTAGATACAAGCGTATTTTTTAAAGTGGGATAAGTTAGTCCTGTAATATCCACTTGAGCGCCGCGCCAGCACAGCGTTGTCTCTTGTCAGCCGCGTGAAGAGCACCAGCAACCCTGCCTTGACTCATGATTAATTACTTGCTTTCTGGAAGACATAAACATGTTGTTGTTTCGTCTTCAGGAAGTGATGATGGCCGACGTGGGCCGTTTGTCATGGCAATGTCTTGCTGGTATTCAGAGACTGGCCGCCAGTCACTCACGTGGAAGCGTTACTGAGTCTTGCAGTGTTATAGCTTTATTTTCCAGGTTTCACGACAGGGAGGTACATTTTCCATAAAAGCACAAACGTTTTACTAGAATTCGTGTATTTCCAACATACATAGCTTTCACAGGAATGCGTTATTTCGCGGGTATTTGGAATTTGTATACTGGAAAATTGATGTTAAGCAACATCAAAAACCAATTACTTTGTCATTATTCATCCGTACCTAACGTCACtacaaaatatttgaaaaaaaaaagcgcataATCACTGAAAGACGCGCTTATCACACACAGACTACGTAGTCGCAGAAAAGAAATgcttattgtaattttttctgtgtatttgtcGTTTGCGTAACTTTATCAGtatatttcctcctctcataacaatttgagttattttttttcattattaattcttAATAGTTCATCTGCAAAATGCATGCGTACAGTGGCCGTGGTCGTGGTTGGCGGCGGCAGAAGGGGAGCATACAAGATTTACTGGTTTGGGGCAAGTCTGGCGTGAGTTTGGGGGCGGGTAAGGTGGTGCGTGGGGTGGACACTGAGGAAAACACGAGTGGCGGGTGTGTGAATGACCTGCCAAAGGGCTTCTTGTAAACAAATGTTGTGTCGACTACGAGTTACGTCACGCGAGGAATTCCTGCACCAAGGCCACCACGGAGTGCAGCTTCTGTCAGCTCTTCTCGTGTTTAGAGTACCATCACACATTgattttcctttcagttttgGCAATGATATTAATTTGACGTTATTGGAGTTAGTCTACGTATGTTAACTTTGCAGGATTATTTGAGTGAACGTCTGTTTCAATCATCAAAGAGGAACCCCAGTCCTTGCCTCAGTCCCCCGCTCATGAACCCGGTGACTCCAGTCTACACTTAGtaatt comes from the Scylla paramamosain isolate STU-SP2022 chromosome 45, ASM3559412v1, whole genome shotgun sequence genome and includes:
- the LOC135094492 gene encoding myb-like protein AA isoform X5; the encoded protein is MPGVATTDVRVLLPMVASCLALLAALVTVCVCVRKKPPLPLQQVSRDGNKVGVQENKDNHKHREQFYATVCKMSPHRDPTAVDRIPEYVDIYPYATFQMNNTQQHQQQPQQQQASQQQPVTATTTATTTTTTNSSNNHSQNSNNNNNKN
- the LOC135094492 gene encoding uncharacterized protein LOC135094492 isoform X7, with amino-acid sequence MPGVATTDVRVLLPMVASCLALLAALVTVCVCVRKKPPLPLQQVSRDGNKVGVQENKDNHKHREQFYATVCKMSPHRDPTAVDRIPGKQENSSFRPRWVPNDR
- the LOC135094492 gene encoding uncharacterized protein LOC135094492 isoform X8 — protein: MPGVATTDVRVLLPMVASCLALLAALVTVCVCVRKKPPLPLQQVSRDGNKVGVQENKDNHKHREQFYATVCKMSPHRDPTAVDRIPVFSAF